Proteins from a genomic interval of Candidatus Babela massiliensis:
- a CDS encoding ankyrin repeat domain-containing protein: protein MLRYITQIILLFTASICINLFSMEKEIKFMALGEDILSNIIFFTVNKQKSYLNDINLSLKNIKQYFALKLVCKNFKSIIENESLVKIVFNFVDADSFNPITSSTLLRFFLKKYIEKNGLNQLKQQFSLELDNHKKMYDSIMHSLDDPYKNSGLSSMERELLIASAVGDEDKAKDLMQRCVNPDICNILHFTPLMLAVMNNNKFIVNLLILCGASLENKNFLDNTALKIAIDNGCSEMIEILREAGAFEEELLPEKHLRESGILPRRSSLSNRRSIRIPFKRANSFKGTATIEKKKKDDSKKDVKKEKSNGKCISM, encoded by the coding sequence ATGTTAAGATATATAACTCAAATTATATTATTATTTACTGCTTCGATCTGTATTAACTTATTTTCTATGGAGAAAGAAATAAAATTTATGGCCTTGGGCGAGGATATTTTATCAAATATTATATTTTTCACTGTTAATAAACAAAAAAGCTATTTAAATGATATAAATTTAAGTTTAAAAAATATAAAGCAATATTTTGCTCTAAAATTAGTATGCAAAAATTTTAAGTCTATAATAGAGAATGAAAGTTTGGTTAAAATTGTTTTTAATTTTGTTGATGCTGATTCATTCAATCCTATAACTTCATCGACCCTTTTGAGATTTTTCTTAAAAAAATATATTGAGAAAAATGGTCTTAATCAGCTAAAACAGCAATTTTCTTTAGAATTGGATAATCATAAAAAGATGTATGACTCTATAATGCACAGTTTAGATGATCCTTATAAGAATAGTGGTTTGAGCTCAATGGAGAGAGAGCTGCTTATTGCATCAGCTGTGGGTGATGAGGATAAAGCCAAGGATTTGATGCAGAGATGTGTTAATCCTGATATTTGTAATATTTTACATTTTACTCCATTAATGCTTGCGGTAATGAATAACAATAAATTTATTGTCAATCTTTTAATACTATGTGGAGCATCTCTAGAGAATAAAAATTTTTTAGATAATACTGCTTTAAAAATAGCTATTGATAATGGATGTTCAGAAATGATTGAGATACTTCGTGAAGCTGGAGCTTTTGAAGAAGAATTATTGCCAGAAAAGCATTTAAGAGAATCAGGTATTTTGCCAAGAAGAAGCAGTTTGTCAAACCGTCGATCGATTAGGATTCCCTTTAAAAGAGCAAATTCTTTTAAAGGAACTGCAACGATTGAAAAAAAGAAGAAAGACGATAGTAAAAAGGATGTTAAAAAAGAGAAATCAAACGGTAAATGTATATCTATGTAA
- the polA gene encoding DNA polymerase I: MIDKDLKNSFFIIDGSSFLYRAYYSIPELRFEQKIPVNAVYGFCRMIKKLIDKYEPKYMLLVWDSYGSNARKELYPKYKETRQAPPSDLFQQKDIIMEFADSIGLQQLFQHGIEADDLMHTVAQKFKFDGDTFSVLVTSDKDMAQSLSDKTVILDPFKDKIVTINSFEEDYGFNISKLSFYYALVGDSSDNIPGVKGIGPKTAKEIVIKFNSLDDVYSGIEEVKSERIKNLLISGKENAYLSQELFILRQYQIECNEKDCTFSLDRWSNAQEFFRKYNFKSLLKTIDKDELTNIGSQNSIKNDIRLKDKYNFKAILNTQDLKEVCDKIEQYKAFALDTESTGFQVLSSEMVGLSISVEVGSSYYIPFGHKTEQTQLEKEYVLNTLKPYLEDPNIKKYLHNAKFDILMFYVSGINLRGVVFDTMIAAHLLSHLLASENPRIGLKKLSDYFFNEPMLSFDDVVKKNKLKDFSYVDIELATEYAAADAHQTLKLYNLFSPEIVKAGMEDIFYNLEIPLIDILVDIEKSGIILDKNVIQDINQRVTQEIDKLYKDIILQLDESYSSINLNSPKQLEELLFIHLKLPAIKKTAQRTSYSTDHEVLKELSKIHHIPKMIMRYRELFKLKSTYLESLLDYVNPFTNKIHTTFSQTSVTTGRLSSSEPNLQNIPVDGFLIRSAFKSQEDNLFLSADYSQIELRVLAYISQDKVLLDAFEKDKDIHAITAAGLFDQDQETISSEQRQIGKRINFGILYGLTAHGLSKELNITHSLANDYIKKFMSQYVQLNQWMESVIEDAKSKGYVETLFKRRRYVPGINEKNKNIFELSKRIAINTVVQGTAAEIVKLGMINLDKAIKKNNFNAKMILQIHDELILEVNKSDIEKVSKLVKDVLESVVDWNVNLSISTKTGKNWQEITK; this comes from the coding sequence GTGATAGATAAAGATTTGAAAAATAGTTTTTTTATTATCGATGGTTCTTCTTTTTTATATAGAGCCTATTATAGTATTCCTGAATTAAGATTTGAACAAAAAATTCCTGTCAATGCTGTCTATGGTTTTTGTCGTATGATAAAAAAGTTAATAGATAAATATGAACCGAAATATATGCTTTTAGTTTGGGATAGTTATGGTTCAAACGCAAGAAAAGAACTTTATCCTAAATATAAAGAAACGAGACAAGCACCTCCTAGTGATCTATTTCAACAGAAAGATATAATTATGGAATTTGCTGATTCTATTGGACTTCAGCAATTATTTCAGCATGGTATAGAGGCTGATGATTTAATGCATACAGTTGCTCAGAAATTTAAATTTGATGGAGATACCTTTTCGGTTTTAGTAACTTCAGATAAAGATATGGCCCAGTCTTTGAGTGATAAGACTGTAATTTTAGATCCATTTAAAGATAAGATAGTTACTATCAATAGTTTTGAAGAAGATTATGGATTTAATATTTCTAAGTTATCATTTTATTATGCTTTGGTTGGAGATTCTTCAGATAATATTCCGGGAGTAAAAGGTATAGGGCCAAAGACTGCAAAAGAAATAGTAATTAAATTTAATTCTCTTGATGATGTTTATTCAGGCATTGAAGAAGTTAAATCAGAGCGTATTAAAAATCTATTAATAAGTGGTAAAGAAAATGCTTATTTATCTCAAGAATTGTTTATTTTACGCCAATATCAGATAGAGTGCAACGAAAAAGATTGTACTTTTAGTTTAGATAGGTGGTCTAATGCTCAAGAATTTTTTAGGAAATATAACTTTAAAAGTCTTTTAAAAACTATTGATAAAGATGAACTGACTAATATTGGAAGTCAAAATTCGATTAAGAATGATATTAGGCTTAAAGATAAGTATAATTTTAAAGCAATTCTTAATACTCAAGACTTGAAAGAGGTTTGTGATAAAATAGAACAGTATAAAGCTTTTGCATTAGATACAGAAAGCACCGGTTTTCAGGTGCTATCAAGTGAAATGGTAGGATTATCGATTTCTGTTGAAGTTGGAAGTTCTTATTATATACCATTTGGTCATAAAACAGAGCAAACGCAACTTGAAAAAGAATATGTATTGAATACTTTAAAGCCATATTTAGAAGACCCAAATATTAAAAAATATTTGCATAATGCTAAATTTGATATATTAATGTTTTATGTTTCAGGAATTAATTTAAGAGGTGTGGTATTTGATACAATGATTGCTGCTCATTTATTATCACATTTACTTGCAAGTGAGAATCCTAGAATTGGTCTTAAAAAGCTATCTGATTATTTTTTTAATGAGCCTATGCTAAGTTTTGATGATGTAGTTAAAAAAAATAAACTGAAAGATTTTTCTTATGTTGATATAGAATTAGCGACAGAATATGCTGCAGCTGATGCTCATCAAACTCTTAAACTTTATAATTTATTTTCTCCCGAAATTGTGAAAGCGGGTATGGAAGATATATTTTATAATCTAGAAATTCCATTAATTGATATTTTGGTTGATATAGAAAAGTCTGGTATTATTTTGGATAAGAATGTAATTCAAGATATTAATCAAAGAGTTACTCAAGAGATAGACAAACTTTATAAAGATATTATTTTACAGCTTGATGAAAGTTACTCTTCTATTAATTTAAATTCTCCCAAACAACTTGAAGAACTATTGTTTATTCATCTAAAGTTACCTGCTATTAAAAAAACTGCTCAAAGAACTTCATATTCAACCGATCATGAAGTATTAAAAGAACTGTCAAAGATACATCATATTCCCAAAATGATTATGAGATATAGAGAACTTTTTAAATTAAAGAGTACTTATTTAGAAAGTTTATTGGATTATGTAAACCCTTTTACAAATAAAATACATACAACATTTAGCCAAACTTCAGTTACCACTGGTAGATTATCAAGTTCAGAGCCTAATTTGCAAAATATACCAGTTGATGGATTTTTAATTAGATCAGCTTTTAAATCTCAAGAGGATAACTTATTTTTATCTGCTGATTATTCCCAAATAGAGCTTCGTGTTCTTGCTTATATTTCTCAAGATAAAGTTTTACTTGATGCATTTGAAAAAGATAAAGATATTCATGCAATAACAGCAGCAGGACTTTTTGATCAGGATCAAGAAACTATCAGTAGTGAGCAAAGGCAGATAGGTAAAAGAATTAATTTTGGTATTTTATATGGTCTGACAGCTCATGGGCTTTCTAAAGAGCTTAATATAACTCATAGTCTTGCCAATGATTACATAAAGAAATTTATGAGCCAATACGTTCAGTTAAACCAGTGGATGGAATCTGTTATAGAAGATGCTAAATCTAAAGGGTACGTAGAGACGTTATTTAAAAGGCGTCGATATGTCCCAGGCATTAATGAAAAAAATAAAAATATTTTTGAACTTTCTAAACGTATAGCAATTAATACAGTTGTTCAAGGTACTGCTGCTGAAATAGTCAAATTAGGTATGATAAATCTAGATAAAGCTATTAAAAAAAATAATTTTAATGCTAAAATGATTTTGCAAATTCATGATGAGCTTATCTTAGAAGTAAACAAATCTGATATTGAGAAAGTTTCAAAATTGGTTAAAGATGTTTTAGAATCGGTTGTTGATTGGAATGTTAATTTGTCAATAAGTACTAAAACAGGAAAGAATTGGCAGGAAATAACTAAATAA
- the ligD gene encoding non-homologous end-joining DNA ligase produces the protein MNKIKINNHLIEISKEDKILYSNNLDNSEDITKAQILEYYKSISKLMLPQLKNRPLMMRRYPNGINGKFFYQKNISSYFPHWIKRAKILLKTQSNKYNEYVVCQNEATLIYLSNQAVLEYHIWLSKIDKINYPDKLIFDLDPSTLDFEPLRKCALMLKELLENLDLVPFLMTTGSHGLHVVVPIKQINKPNKLIDFATLKKLADRCAEQIVIKEPELFTLKIRKKSREKKLFIDTLRNQYGATSIAPYSTRAKPNCPIATPLNWQEIYQKDLHSQKYNIKNIINRIKSIEDPWSSFFKSAKNININQALSKIK, from the coding sequence ATGAATAAAATAAAGATAAATAACCACTTAATAGAGATCTCAAAAGAAGACAAAATATTATACTCAAATAATTTAGACAACTCAGAAGATATAACAAAAGCCCAAATCTTAGAGTATTACAAAAGCATTTCAAAACTTATGTTACCACAACTTAAAAATAGACCACTTATGATGCGTCGTTATCCAAATGGCATAAATGGAAAATTTTTTTATCAAAAAAATATATCTTCTTACTTTCCTCATTGGATAAAAAGAGCAAAAATACTATTGAAAACACAAAGCAACAAATATAACGAATATGTTGTATGCCAAAATGAAGCAACACTTATATATTTATCAAATCAAGCAGTTCTTGAATATCATATATGGCTTTCTAAGATCGATAAAATAAATTATCCTGATAAATTAATATTTGATTTAGACCCTTCTACTTTAGATTTCGAGCCGCTCAGAAAGTGTGCTTTAATGTTAAAAGAATTATTAGAGAATTTAGATTTAGTGCCATTTTTAATGACTACAGGTTCGCACGGTCTTCATGTAGTAGTACCAATTAAACAGATCAATAAACCAAATAAACTTATTGATTTTGCAACTTTAAAAAAATTAGCAGATAGATGTGCCGAACAGATTGTTATTAAAGAACCAGAACTATTTACACTTAAAATAAGAAAGAAATCTAGAGAAAAAAAATTATTTATAGATACTTTGAGAAATCAATATGGAGCAACATCTATAGCACCTTATTCAACAAGAGCAAAACCAAATTGTCCAATAGCAACTCCACTTAATTGGCAAGAAATTTACCAAAAAGATCTACACTCACAAAAATATAATATCAAAAATATAATAAACAGAATTAAAAGCATAGAAGACCCTTGGTCCAGCTTTTTTAAAAGTGCTAAAAATATTAATATTAATCAAGCTTTAAGCAAAATAAAATAA
- the ligD gene encoding non-homologous end-joining DNA ligase: MKTKIKKIISKLSLKSQKEIQEVSMPKWVDPMLATLTQDYFSSDHFISEHKWDGERIIAYKSSNKVSLMTRNKKLANDNYPELVKNIQNQAINNFILDGEMVAQENNKSNFSVLQKIMHSGSPKLSKNIEIFYYVFDIIYLDKYDLTNLELIDRKFLLENSIEFKDQLKFTEYYIGKQIEHFKKACQLGWEGLIVKNIHSKYEKIRSKSWLKFKCFEQQELVITGYTDPQKSRVGFGALLLGYYENNKLIYAGKVGAGFNRETLKELKEKLSKIEQKDNPFNPPDSSIKKSKSIHWVLPKLVAEIRFSQWTAYNKLRHPRFMGLRYDKDPKEVIKEIPQNYI, translated from the coding sequence ATGAAAACAAAAATAAAAAAGATAATAAGTAAACTTTCTTTAAAATCACAAAAAGAAATTCAAGAAGTCAGTATGCCTAAATGGGTTGATCCTATGCTTGCAACTCTAACTCAAGATTATTTTTCAAGCGATCACTTCATTTCAGAGCATAAATGGGATGGTGAAAGAATTATCGCTTATAAAAGCAGCAATAAAGTTTCTTTAATGACAAGAAATAAAAAATTAGCAAATGATAATTATCCTGAACTGGTAAAAAATATTCAAAATCAAGCTATTAATAATTTTATTTTAGATGGAGAAATGGTTGCTCAAGAAAACAATAAAAGCAACTTTTCTGTTCTTCAGAAAATAATGCATAGCGGCTCTCCAAAATTAAGTAAAAATATAGAAATATTTTACTATGTTTTTGATATTATTTACTTAGATAAATATGATCTGACTAACTTGGAATTAATAGATCGTAAATTTTTACTTGAAAATAGTATTGAGTTTAAAGATCAATTAAAATTCACAGAATATTATATAGGAAAACAAATTGAGCATTTTAAAAAAGCTTGCCAATTAGGCTGGGAAGGTTTAATAGTAAAAAATATTCATTCAAAATATGAGAAAATTCGTTCTAAATCCTGGTTAAAGTTCAAATGTTTTGAACAACAAGAACTGGTAATTACAGGTTATACCGACCCTCAAAAAAGTAGAGTAGGTTTTGGGGCACTATTGTTAGGATATTATGAAAATAATAAATTGATCTATGCGGGAAAAGTAGGCGCAGGTTTTAACAGAGAAACTCTAAAAGAACTAAAAGAAAAACTTTCAAAGATTGAACAGAAAGATAATCCTTTTAATCCACCCGATAGCTCAATAAAAAAATCAAAATCAATTCATTGGGTTTTACCAAAATTAGTTGCTGAAATAAGATTTAGTCAGTGGACTGCTTATAATAAACTAAGACATCCTAGATTTATGGGTTTAAGATATGATAAAGATCCAAAAGAAGTAATTAAAGAAATTCCTCAAAATTATATTTAA
- a CDS encoding DNA polymerase ligase N-terminal domain-containing protein: MINRKRKEPIFLVQEHDATTLHYDFRLEDKGVLKSWALPKGPSTNPREKHLAIETPDHPLNYQNFEGIIPQGSYGAGSVIVWDKGTFKNLRDKSLSQSIEEGKVEVFLNGKKLKGAFTLVKTKYQNNSKNWLFIKVKDEYSTKNNEIKSRADKLKEKSVLSDKTLEKLNKQLSKEGNNENKNKKDNK; this comes from the coding sequence ATGATAAATAGAAAAAGAAAAGAACCTATTTTTTTAGTACAAGAACATGATGCAACTACACTTCATTATGATTTTAGATTAGAAGATAAGGGAGTACTAAAATCTTGGGCATTACCCAAAGGTCCTTCAACGAATCCAAGAGAAAAACATTTAGCAATTGAAACTCCAGACCATCCGCTCAATTATCAAAATTTTGAAGGAATAATTCCGCAAGGCAGCTATGGAGCAGGAAGTGTTATTGTTTGGGATAAGGGAACTTTTAAAAACTTAAGAGATAAATCCTTATCTCAATCTATAGAAGAAGGTAAAGTTGAAGTATTTCTTAATGGAAAAAAATTAAAAGGAGCTTTTACTTTAGTAAAAACTAAATATCAAAATAATAGTAAAAATTGGTTATTTATAAAAGTCAAAGATGAATATTCAACTAAAAATAATGAAATTAAATCAAGAGCAGATAAATTAAAGGAAAAATCAGTACTATCTGATAAAACTTTAGAAAAACTAAATAAACAACTAAGTAAAGAAGGTAATAATGAAAACAAAAATAAAAAAGATAATAAGTAA